The Taeniopygia guttata chromosome 22, bTaeGut7.mat, whole genome shotgun sequence genome has a window encoding:
- the REEP4 gene encoding receptor expression-enhancing protein 4 isoform X1: protein MVSWILSRVVELLFGLLYPAYASYKAVKTKNIREYVRWMMYWIVFSLFMATETFTDLLISWLPFYYELKMAFVLWLLSPYTRGAGLLYRRFLHPALARREKELDALLLRARQRGYEAALRLGKRGLNLAATAAVQAATKSQGALAGRLRSFSLQDLRCLPEQDLPCPEEQQSHPLGYSSYSSGSEDEDEELWSHPRVSPCPPALSPCPPALRTLQKNPAKEVRGQRGTRGGDMGHVRGCPECPFSCPGLLPAPAQPRQDKSGSGGAGRLKFPGILGQGGVLGHREGAGAPCVPRVAPCVPRVAPAPPRYLLHLWGGSSISGVAPPSLGWLLHLWGGSSISGVAPAPLGDSFMSEVPPAPPRCLLHLWGDSCTPDVAPPSLGWLLHP from the exons GTGCGGTGGATGATGTACTGGATCGTCTTCTCTCTCTTCATGGCCACCGAGACCTTCACCGACCTCCTCATCTCCTG GCTGCCCTTTTACTACGAGCTGAAGATGGCTTTTGTCCTGTGGCTGCTGTCCCCGTACACGCGGGGGGCCGGGCTGCTCTACCGCCGCTTCCTGCACCCCGCGCTGGCCCGCAGGGAGAAG gagctggatgCCCTCCTGCTGCGTGCCCGCCAGCGGGGCTACGAGGCCGCTCTGCGCCTGGGCAAGCGGGGCCTCAACctggcggccaccgccgccgTCCAGGCGGCCACCAAG agccagggcgCGCTGGCCGGGCGGCTGCGCAGTTTCAGCTTGCAGGACCTGCGCTGCCTGCCCGAGCAGGACCTGCCGTGCCcggaggagcagcagagccaccctctgg gtTACAGCAGCTATTCCAGCGGGTcggaggatgaggatgaggagctgtGGTCGCACCCACgggtgtccccctgtcccccagccctgtccccctgtcccccagccctgagaACCCTGCAGAAAAACCCGGCCAAGGaggtgaggggacagcgggggacgCGCggtggggacatgggacacGTCAGGGGGTGTCCTGAGTgtcccttctcctgcccagggctcctccCGGCTCCTGCGCAGCCGCGCCAGGACAAGAGCGGCTCTGGAGGAGCAGGACGGCTGAAATTCCCGGGAATCCTCGGCCAGGGGGGTGTGCTGGGGCACcgggagggagctggggcaccttgtgtccccagggtggcaccttgtgtccccagggtggctcCTGCACCTCCGAGGTACCTCCTGCACCTCTGGGGTGGCTCCTCCATCTCTGGGGTGGCTCCTCCATCTCTGGGGTGGCTTCTCCATCTCTGGGGTGGCTCCTCCATCTCTGGGGTGGCTCCTGCACCCCTGGGTGACTCCTTCATGTCTGAGGTGCCTCCTGCACCCCCGAGGTGCCTCCTGCACCTCTGGGGTGACTCCTGCACCCCTGATGTGGCTCCTCCATCTCTGGGGTGGCTCCTGCACCCCTGA